A window from Citrus sinensis cultivar Valencia sweet orange chromosome 5, DVS_A1.0, whole genome shotgun sequence encodes these proteins:
- the LOC102621356 gene encoding sugar transporter ERD6-like 5 — MERQISVEEGLLAKPYQNYGTTSDCGDTASLPSIRNSSGSDATTAVVVFSTLVAVSGSFCYGIAVGYSSPAEAGIVEDLGLSIAAYSVFGSIMTIGGMLGAILSGKIADIFGRRNVMWLSELICTLGWLAIAFAKDALWLDSGRLLIGFGAGIISYVIPIYVAEISPKDFRGVFTAFHQLMNTFGCSLAYFFGNVIPWRILALIGVIPCVLQLIGLFFIPESPRWLVKIGKEKEFETTLQNLRGKGADISQEAAEIRDHIEISQKHSEARLLNLFQRRYANSLIIGVGLMLLQQFGGASAMAYYTISIFEKAGASGSIGSRGIAIIQIPAVIAGVLLMDKAGRKPLLMISACGMAFGCFLIGLSFYLKEVKNMNDAAHILVLVGFMGCSAFNSIGLAGIPFIIMSEIFPINVKASAGSLVILICWSCSWIVTYTFNFMMQWSSAGTFFIFSGIGFFTVLFVAKIVPETKGRTLEEIQDSIITSFAGLR, encoded by the exons ATGGAGAGACAAATTAGTGTAGAAGAAGGATTACTAGCCAAGCCTTATCAGAACTATGGCACCACCAGTGACTGCGGCGACACGGCATCGCTGCCTTCAATAAGGAATTCCTCGGGCTCCGACGCCACTACTGCAGTTGTTGTTTTCAGCACCTTGGTGGCTGTCTCCGGCTCTTTCTGCTATGGAATTGCT GTGGGTTACTCATCACCTGCCGAGGCTGGCATCGTGGAAGACTTGGGTCTCTCTATAGCAGCT TACTCAGTTTTTGGCTCAATAATGACAATTGGAGGAATGCTAGGTGCAATACTAAGTGGAAAAATAGCTGATATATTTGGCAGGAGAAAT GTAATGTGGCTTTCTGAATTAATTTGCACCCTAGGCTGGCTTGCAATAGCTTTTGCTAAG GATGCTTTGTGGCTGGATTCGGGAAGATTGCTTATAGGATTTGGAGCTGGAATCATTTCTTATGTG ATACCTATTTATGTAGCAGAAATAAGTCCGAAAGATTTTCGTGGAGTTTTTACAGCATTCCATCAG TTGATGAATACATTCGGCTGCTCCCTTGCATATTTCTTTGGAAATGTGATTCCCTGGCGTATCTTGGCTCTAATTG GCGTTATTCCGTGTGTATTGCAACTTATAGGTTTATTTTTCATCCCCGAGTCTCCTAGATGGTTG gtaaaaattggaaaagaaaaggagttCGAAACCACTCTGCAAAATCTAAGGGGAAAGGGTGCTGATATATCTCAAGAGGCAGCTGAAATTAGA GACCACATCGAAATCTCTCAGAAACATTCAGAAGCTAGACTTTTAAACTTGTTCCAGAGGAGATACGCAAATTCACTCATT ATTGGAGTTGGCCTCATGTTACTACAACAATTTGGAGGAGCCAGTGCAATGGCATATTACACAATCTCCATCTTTGAAAAAGCTG GTGCCTCCGGTAGCATTGGAAGTAGAGGAATAGCCATTATACAG ATTCCTGCGGTCATTGCTGGTGTATTATTGATGGACAAAGCTGGAAGAAAACCACTTCTCATG ATTTCAGCTTGTGGGATGGCCTTCGGTTGCTTCCTTATAGGATTGTCATTCTACTTGAAG GAAGTCAAGAATATGAATGACGCCGCTCATATTTTGGTGCTTGTCGGCTTTATG GGGTGTTCTGCGTTTAACTCCATAGGCTTGGCAGGAATTCCTTTTATTATAATGTCAGAG ATATTCCCTATAAATGTAAAGGCCTCAGCTGGAAGCTTGGTAATTTTAATCTGCTGGTCGTGCTCTTGGATTGTCACTTACACTTTCAACTTCATGATGCAATGGAGCTCAGCAG GAacatttttcatcttctcgGGCATTGGCTTTTTCACTGTCCTGTTTGTTGCAAAGATAGTTCCGGAGACTAAAGGGCGAACACTGGAAGAAATACAAGACTCGATTATTACTTCTTTTGCTGGATTAAGATAA